One segment of Strix aluco isolate bStrAlu1 chromosome 17, bStrAlu1.hap1, whole genome shotgun sequence DNA contains the following:
- the NPBWR2 gene encoding neuropeptides B/W receptor type 2 translates to MGNSSLRDDLNSTCSNTGNSCYLDNSMKFNFTFQEQAADFYVVLPVIYSVICAVGLTGNTAVIYVILKAPKMKTVTNMFILNLAIADDLFTLVLPINIAEHLLHYWPFGEVLCKVILSIDHYNIFSSIYFLTVMSIDRYLVVLATVRSKRMPHRTYRAARIVSLCIWILVTIIVLPFIIFANVYIDDLEIKSCGLNFPKPERFWFKASRIYTLILGFAIPVSTICILYTMMLYKLRNMHLNSNAKALDKAKKKVTIMVFIVLAVCLFCWTPFHLATIVALTTDLPQTSMVIGISYFITSLSYANSCLNPFLYAFLDDSFRKSFRKMLECRTS, encoded by the coding sequence ATGGGAAACAGCTCTCTTCGGGATGATCTGAACAGCACCTGCAGCAACACAGGCAACAGCTGCTACCTGGACAACAGCATGAAGTTCAACTTCACCTTCCAAGAGCAGGCAGCCGATTTCTACGTTGTCCTCCCCGTGATTTACTCTGTCATCTGTGCCGTTGGGCTCACGGGCAACACTGCTGTCATCTATGTAATCCTCAAGGCCCCCAAGATGAAGACCGTGACAAACATGTTCATCCTGAACCTTGCTATAGCTGATGACTTGTTCACACTTGTCTTGCCCATTAATATTGCTGAACACCTCCTCCACTACTGGCCCTTTGGAGAAGTCCTCTGCAAAGTCATCTTGTCCATAGACCACTACAATATCTTCTCCAGCATTTATTTCCTAACAGTGATGAGCATAGACAGGTATCTGGTAGTACTGGCTACAGTCAGGTCCAAGAGGATGCCACATCGTACATACCGAGCAGCCAGGATTGTCAGTTTGTGCATCTGGATCCTAGTCACCATCATAGTTCTCCCTTTCATCATCTTTGCCAATGTCTACATAGATGACCTGGAGATCAAGAGTTGTGGTCTCAATTTCCCCAAGCCCGAAAGATTTTGGTTCAAAGCCAGCAGGATCTATACCCTCATCCTTGGCTTTGCCATTCCTGTATCCACCATCTGCATCCTCTACACCATGATGCTCTACAAGCTAAGGAACATGCACTTGAACTCTAATGCTAAAGCCCTGGACAAAGCCAAGAAGAAAGTCACTATTATGGTCTTCATAGTCCTGGCTGTGTGTCTCTTCTGTTGGACCCCCTTCCACTTGGCCACCATCGTGGCTTTGACAACTGACTTGCCCCAGACCTCCATGGTCATTGGTATATCCTACTTCATCACCAGCCTCAGTTACGCCAATTCATGCTTGAATCCTTTCCTGTATGCTTTCCTGGACGACAGTTTTCGGAAAAGTTTCCGGAAGATGCTGGAATGCAGAACTTCTTGA